One part of the Gemmatimonadaceae bacterium genome encodes these proteins:
- a CDS encoding BatD family protein, which translates to MGAAVSAPGRRAALRLTAICAVLCVFGVAGANAQQRQRARRAAPPRPLASNAVQQTPAQASNQAPAQAPAPAGGTDARPAIVTQGRVDPRQDVNFSAVAVPAKVYVGQQVTYQIGVFLSEDVSQRLRRNPEFVPPDVRSMLAYDLPSPAAPLSREEGGRHFDVHVFQRALFPLTPGRHTLAPARLTYSLPLSNTFFSREETHSARTSALTIEAREPPTDGRPRDFSGAVGRLSVSARVDTPTSRVGDPVTLTVSVRGAGNVSLFPRPAVSLPWGDAVNGGERVAIDSGVTLIQGRKDFDWVVTPRREGRLEIPALRYPYWNPYTERYEVAVTTPLDLSVGGGTLAARPPTVADTAPRLPLRLAYRGAVAPPLSQSPVLWAVLALVPMPALVLGLRQRPRRARAVLPNSPLQRLAAGSTTPAPSDVRRAFAAAVAARTAIGATAMTDSRTFVRALRRAGVTTETAQRTQLVLGELDRATYGGESAHDGLLLQRALDTYAAVDAEAIPIGGASLARFHSTGRRISSATVLLAGMWMSTVAVAAADDALDAARFQRGVAFYDHGDYVASMHEFRDIVTRVPRAADAWANLGTAAWYAEDTATAAIGWQRALRLEPLALDVRTRLEATPGFESGLLGDVPPIPVDAAAALGALLWIAGWGGLAFSGRGAGREWRGQAYTAIGIGALVGVLTVALAESLAGRHRVVVTQSSRLRAAPALGAEEASEVMTGESATETTAQGVWTRVRFADGRSGWLETSRLGSLDVNRAP; encoded by the coding sequence ATGGGCGCGGCCGTGAGTGCCCCGGGGCGTCGCGCCGCGTTGCGTCTGACGGCGATCTGTGCCGTGCTGTGCGTCTTCGGCGTCGCTGGCGCCAACGCGCAGCAGCGCCAGCGCGCGCGCCGCGCCGCGCCGCCGCGCCCACTCGCATCGAACGCAGTACAACAGACTCCCGCCCAGGCGTCCAACCAGGCCCCCGCGCAAGCACCCGCTCCCGCCGGCGGCACGGACGCGCGACCGGCCATCGTGACGCAGGGGCGTGTCGACCCTCGGCAGGACGTGAACTTCAGCGCCGTCGCCGTTCCGGCCAAGGTGTATGTCGGGCAGCAGGTCACGTACCAGATTGGCGTCTTCCTCTCCGAGGACGTGTCGCAGCGCCTGCGGCGCAACCCGGAGTTTGTCCCGCCCGACGTGCGATCGATGCTGGCCTACGACCTTCCGTCGCCGGCCGCGCCGCTGTCGCGCGAGGAAGGGGGGCGCCACTTCGACGTGCACGTTTTCCAGCGTGCACTCTTCCCGCTCACGCCCGGGCGGCACACCCTCGCGCCGGCACGCCTCACCTACTCGCTCCCGCTCTCCAACACGTTCTTCAGCCGCGAGGAGACGCACTCGGCGCGCACGTCGGCGCTCACCATCGAGGCGAGGGAGCCACCCACCGACGGGCGCCCGCGCGACTTCTCCGGCGCGGTGGGACGCCTCTCGGTCAGCGCACGCGTCGACACGCCTACCTCGCGCGTGGGCGACCCGGTCACCCTCACCGTGAGTGTGCGCGGGGCGGGGAACGTCTCCCTCTTTCCGCGACCGGCGGTCTCGCTCCCCTGGGGCGACGCCGTCAATGGCGGGGAGCGGGTGGCGATCGACTCCGGCGTCACGCTCATCCAGGGCCGCAAGGACTTCGATTGGGTCGTCACGCCGCGTCGCGAGGGGCGGCTCGAGATCCCGGCGCTCCGCTACCCGTACTGGAACCCATACACCGAGCGGTACGAGGTCGCCGTCACCACCCCGCTCGACCTCAGCGTTGGCGGCGGGACGCTTGCCGCGCGGCCGCCAACCGTGGCAGACACCGCGCCGCGACTCCCGTTGCGCCTGGCGTATCGCGGCGCGGTTGCTCCGCCGCTGTCGCAATCGCCGGTGCTGTGGGCCGTGCTCGCCCTGGTCCCCATGCCGGCCCTGGTGCTGGGCCTGCGCCAGCGCCCTCGCCGCGCCCGCGCCGTGTTGCCAAACTCTCCGTTGCAGCGACTCGCGGCCGGTTCCACGACGCCGGCGCCGTCCGACGTCCGTCGCGCCTTTGCCGCCGCCGTGGCGGCACGCACGGCGATCGGGGCAACGGCAATGACCGACAGCCGCACCTTCGTGCGCGCACTGCGGCGCGCCGGCGTCACCACTGAAACGGCGCAACGCACGCAACTCGTCTTGGGCGAACTGGATCGCGCCACCTACGGCGGCGAGTCTGCGCACGACGGCCTCCTGCTCCAGCGCGCACTCGACACCTACGCGGCCGTTGACGCCGAGGCGATCCCGATCGGCGGCGCATCGCTGGCCCGGTTTCACTCGACGGGACGGCGCATCTCCTCGGCGACGGTGCTGCTGGCGGGGATGTGGATGTCCACGGTCGCGGTTGCGGCTGCCGACGATGCGCTCGACGCCGCGCGCTTCCAGCGCGGCGTGGCGTTCTATGATCACGGCGACTACGTGGCGTCGATGCACGAGTTCCGCGACATCGTCACGCGCGTTCCCCGCGCAGCCGATGCCTGGGCCAACCTCGGGACCGCTGCGTGGTACGCCGAGGATACGGCGACCGCGGCCATCGGGTGGCAGCGTGCGCTGCGACTGGAGCCACTGGCGCTCGACGTGAGAACGCGTCTCGAGGCGACCCCAGGATTCGAATCGGGGTTGCTGGGTGACGTCCCGCCAATCCCGGTCGATGCCGCGGCCGCCCTGGGGGCACTGCTCTGGATAGCGGGGTGGGGAGGGCTCGCCTTCTCGGGGCGCGGCGCGGGGCGCGAGTGGCGAGGGCAGGCCTACACGGCGATCGGCATCGGGGCGCTGGTGGGCGTGCTCACCGTGGCGCTCGCGGAGTCGCTCGCCGGGCGGCATCGCGTCGTGGTGACGCAGTCGTCGCGTCTGCGCGCGGCCCCCGCCCTCGGCGCCGAGGAGGCGTCGGAGGTGATGACGGGGGAGAGCGCCACCGAGACGACGGCGCAAGGCGTCTGGACTCGCGTGCGATTCGCCGACGGCCGAAGCGGCTGGCTCGAGACGAGCCGCCTTGGCTCGCTGGACGTCAACCGCGCGCCGTAG
- the mutL gene encoding DNA mismatch repair endonuclease MutL encodes MPRIAILASAVADQIAAGEVVERPASAVKELVENAIDARAESVEVDVEDGGRVLIRVSDDGIGMDAADATLALARHATSKIREAHDLVGVASYGFRGEALPAICSVSRLTLLTATHDGEGTSVRAAGGVVEGVAPAARRRGTTIEVRDLFYNLPARRKFLRSARSEWRAIADTIVTLALTKPSLRLRVSTDGREALSLPPAASLRARVASVWGHEYAARFVEVDGVHGAVHVTGLVERPGDAGTSSRRAIVIINARAVRDIGIARGVEAAYRSTLPSGVRPSFILSITLPVDVVDVNVHPAKAEVRFHDRWGTERAVEHIVQRALGTPDAAAWVGARTWSPGSGLSPASGGALDALPVPPRPAPLDGLFAPGSEEGGDAALPGVVPGDSTDAMGVASGVGAAGAMSAAPINVPPLMQLRRTYLLYEHDEGVVLIDQHSAHERVLYERFLGALQRGEAPSQRLLFPVTLHLAPDDAEAYEASADLLSRLGYEIEAFGGHTLIVHAVPTPHARFDAIQCLRDTLAALSGAREASRHARHEQLAATVACKAAVKAGDVLAAEEMRALFLALARATLPAHDVHGRSTIVRLSWDELERRFGRR; translated from the coding sequence GTGCCTCGCATCGCCATCCTCGCCAGCGCCGTTGCCGACCAGATCGCCGCGGGCGAGGTGGTCGAGCGCCCCGCCTCGGCGGTCAAGGAGCTTGTGGAGAACGCGATCGATGCGCGCGCCGAGAGTGTCGAGGTCGACGTCGAGGACGGAGGGCGCGTCCTGATTCGCGTGAGCGACGACGGAATCGGGATGGACGCGGCCGATGCGACGTTGGCGCTGGCGCGACACGCGACGTCGAAGATCCGCGAGGCGCACGACCTCGTGGGCGTCGCCTCGTACGGCTTTCGCGGCGAGGCGCTGCCGGCCATTTGTTCCGTCTCGCGACTCACGCTCCTCACGGCGACGCACGATGGGGAGGGGACGTCGGTGCGTGCGGCGGGAGGGGTGGTGGAAGGGGTGGCGCCGGCGGCGCGCCGTCGCGGGACGACGATCGAGGTGCGCGACCTGTTCTACAATCTTCCCGCCAGGCGCAAGTTCCTGCGCAGCGCCCGCTCGGAGTGGCGCGCGATTGCCGACACCATCGTCACGCTGGCGCTCACCAAGCCGTCGCTGCGCCTGCGGGTGAGCACGGACGGGCGCGAGGCGCTCTCGTTGCCCCCGGCGGCGTCGTTGCGCGCGCGCGTGGCGTCGGTGTGGGGGCATGAGTACGCCGCACGATTCGTCGAGGTGGATGGCGTGCACGGCGCCGTGCACGTGACGGGGCTGGTGGAGCGCCCCGGTGACGCGGGAACGTCGTCGCGCCGTGCAATCGTGATCATCAACGCTCGCGCGGTGCGCGACATCGGGATCGCGCGTGGTGTGGAGGCGGCCTATCGATCGACGCTCCCGTCGGGGGTGCGCCCCTCGTTCATCCTCTCGATCACGCTCCCCGTCGACGTCGTCGACGTCAACGTGCATCCGGCCAAGGCCGAGGTACGTTTCCACGACCGATGGGGGACCGAACGCGCCGTGGAGCACATCGTGCAGCGGGCGCTGGGGACGCCGGATGCGGCGGCGTGGGTGGGGGCGCGCACCTGGAGTCCGGGGAGCGGGCTGTCGCCGGCCAGCGGCGGCGCCCTCGACGCGCTCCCCGTGCCGCCGCGCCCCGCCCCGCTCGACGGACTCTTTGCCCCGGGGAGCGAGGAGGGCGGGGATGCCGCGTTGCCCGGCGTTGTGCCTGGCGACTCGACAGATGCAATGGGAGTCGCGTCCGGCGTGGGCGCCGCGGGCGCCATGTCGGCGGCGCCCATCAACGTCCCGCCGCTGATGCAGCTGCGCCGCACCTACCTCCTGTACGAGCACGACGAGGGCGTGGTCCTGATCGACCAGCACTCGGCGCACGAGCGCGTGCTCTACGAACGCTTCCTGGGTGCGCTGCAGCGAGGCGAGGCGCCGTCGCAACGCCTCCTCTTCCCGGTCACCCTGCACCTCGCCCCCGACGACGCCGAGGCATACGAGGCAAGCGCCGATCTCCTGTCGCGTCTCGGCTATGAGATCGAGGCATTCGGCGGCCACACACTCATCGTGCACGCCGTGCCCACGCCGCACGCGCGCTTTGACGCCATCCAGTGCCTGCGCGACACGCTCGCGGCGCTCAGCGGCGCGCGCGAGGCCAGCCGCCACGCGCGCCACGAGCAGCTGGCGGCAACCGTCGCCTGCAAGGCGGCGGTCAAGGCGGGCGACGTGCTCGCGGCCGAGGAGATGCGCGCGCTCTTCCTCGCGCTGGCGCGCGCCACGCTCCCCGCGCACGACGTGCACGGGCGCTCGACGATCGTCCGGCTGTCGTGGGACGAACTGGAACGTCGCTTTGGCCGTCGTTAG
- the miaA gene encoding tRNA (adenosine(37)-N6)-dimethylallyltransferase MiaA, with amino-acid sequence MAVVRLAVVCGPTAAGKSSLALALAESCGLGIVSADSRQVYRGFDIGTAKPNAAERARIPHAGIDVADPTERYSAARWMQEFETWREGIEGTGRAALVVGGTGLYLRTLTEPLFEEPPLDDEARRALDDELQLLALEELRARCQSLDPARAHLGRTQLLRAIEVATLTGRPISAWHRERARDARYDARYLLVDPGVPALHARIVQRVDAMLDDGWVDEVRRLMPQVPADAPAWNATGYDAIRQVVDGTLSLGMARDRVIVATRQYAKRQRTWFRHQLPAAHVVRLDPSDPAAKERALAWYRDATR; translated from the coding sequence TTGGCCGTCGTTAGGCTCGCCGTGGTCTGCGGCCCCACGGCCGCGGGGAAGTCGTCGCTGGCGCTCGCCCTCGCCGAGTCGTGCGGGCTCGGGATCGTGAGCGCCGACTCGCGCCAGGTGTACCGGGGCTTCGACATCGGCACCGCGAAGCCGAATGCCGCCGAACGTGCGCGCATCCCGCACGCCGGCATCGACGTGGCCGATCCCACGGAACGATACAGCGCCGCGCGATGGATGCAGGAGTTCGAGACCTGGCGCGAGGGGATCGAAGGCACTGGGCGCGCGGCGCTCGTCGTGGGCGGAACGGGACTCTACCTGCGCACGCTTACCGAACCGCTCTTCGAGGAGCCACCGCTCGATGACGAGGCGCGGCGCGCCCTCGATGACGAGTTGCAGCTGCTGGCGCTCGAGGAGCTGCGCGCGCGCTGCCAGTCGCTCGACCCCGCACGCGCGCACCTTGGGCGGACGCAGCTCCTGCGTGCCATCGAGGTGGCCACGCTCACGGGGCGACCGATCTCGGCGTGGCATCGGGAGCGCGCACGCGACGCGCGGTACGATGCGCGATACCTCCTGGTGGACCCCGGAGTGCCGGCCCTGCACGCGCGCATCGTCCAGCGCGTCGACGCCATGCTCGACGACGGATGGGTGGACGAGGTGCGGCGGTTGATGCCGCAGGTGCCGGCCGATGCCCCGGCGTGGAACGCAACTGGCTACGACGCGATACGTCAGGTGGTGGATGGAACGCTGTCGCTGGGCATGGCGCGCGACCGGGTGATCGTTGCCACGCGGCAGTACGCCAAACGACAGCGCACCTGGTTCCGGCACCAACTGCCGGCGGCCCACGTTGTACGGCTGGATCCGTCCGATCCGGCGGCCAAGGAACGCGCGCTGGCGTGGTATCGCGACGCGACGCGCTAA
- the bshA gene encoding N-acetyl-alpha-D-glucosaminyl L-malate synthase BshA, translating to MKIGITCYPTYGGSGAVATELGIALASRGHEVHFITYQQPFRLPSFLPGVFFHEVDVGKYPLFEYPPYDLALAVRMHEVVLSHQLDLLHVHYAVPHATSAWIAKEMLRENGHDIQVITTLHGTDITIVGQDRSFHAITKFSIEKSDRITAVSNFLKDETFYAFGCAGCDVEVIHNFIDPALYNRQVHGAVLRQQMGQGDRKILMHVSNFRAVKRVRDVIRIFAKVHAELPSTLVMVGDGPDRDDAEEEARTLGVDRDVHFLGKIEQVAPLLASADLFLLPSNRESFGLSALEALASGVPVIGCDVGGLPEVVREGETGALRPPADVDGMASAALEILGDPVRWSQMSRLAAADARERFSQDAVVAQYEALYLSTLARR from the coding sequence GTGAAGATCGGCATTACCTGCTATCCGACATACGGCGGCTCCGGTGCTGTGGCGACGGAGCTGGGCATCGCGCTCGCCTCGCGCGGGCACGAGGTCCACTTCATCACGTACCAGCAGCCGTTCCGTCTCCCGTCGTTCCTTCCCGGCGTCTTCTTCCACGAGGTCGATGTCGGCAAGTACCCGCTCTTCGAGTACCCGCCGTACGACCTCGCGCTCGCCGTGCGCATGCACGAGGTGGTCCTGTCGCACCAGCTCGACCTGTTGCACGTGCATTACGCGGTGCCGCACGCCACCAGCGCGTGGATCGCGAAGGAGATGCTGCGCGAGAATGGCCACGACATCCAGGTCATCACCACGCTGCACGGCACCGACATCACGATCGTCGGGCAGGATCGCTCGTTCCACGCGATCACGAAGTTCTCGATCGAGAAGTCCGACCGGATCACCGCCGTCTCCAACTTCCTCAAGGACGAGACGTTCTACGCCTTCGGGTGCGCCGGCTGCGACGTGGAAGTCATCCACAACTTCATCGACCCCGCGCTGTACAACCGCCAGGTGCACGGCGCGGTACTGCGCCAGCAGATGGGGCAGGGGGACCGCAAGATCCTCATGCACGTCTCAAACTTCCGGGCGGTGAAGCGCGTGCGCGACGTGATCCGCATCTTTGCCAAGGTGCACGCGGAGCTGCCGAGCACCCTCGTCATGGTCGGCGACGGCCCCGATCGCGACGATGCCGAGGAGGAGGCGCGCACACTCGGCGTCGACCGTGACGTGCACTTCCTGGGGAAGATCGAACAGGTCGCTCCGCTCCTCGCCAGCGCCGATCTCTTCCTCCTGCCGTCCAATCGGGAATCGTTCGGCCTCAGCGCGCTCGAGGCGCTGGCGTCTGGCGTCCCCGTCATCGGGTGCGACGTCGGCGGCCTTCCCGAGGTGGTGCGCGAAGGGGAGACGGGGGCGCTGCGCCCTCCCGCCGACGTGGACGGGATGGCCAGCGCGGCGCTGGAGATCCTCGGCGACCCGGTGCGCTGGTCGCAGATGAGTCGACTGGCCGCTGCCGACGCGCGAGAGCGCTTCTCGCAGGACGCCGTGGTGGCGCAGTACGAGGCGTTGTACCTCTCCACCCTCGCTCGGCGATAG
- the uppP gene encoding undecaprenyl-diphosphatase UppP gives MTVFQAIVLGVLQGLAEFLPISSSAHLALAPWAFGWKDPGLAFDVALHLGTLVTVLWYFRKEWGALTLSAFSILRQRAVRTPDEWRLVYLIIGTVPAAIAGLLLEDIAETTFRAPALMATTLMIMGVILWTSDRLSSQQRALDEMTWRDALLIGLAQACALVPGFSRSGSTITGARLLKFDRTSAAVFSFLLSMPVTAAAALLKVPDALREGVSAPLVVGVVSAAVSSWFAISILLKYVSRHSFGVFAIYRLALGVAILALIAQRG, from the coding sequence GTGACCGTCTTCCAAGCGATCGTCCTTGGCGTCCTGCAAGGGTTGGCCGAGTTCCTTCCCATCAGCTCCTCGGCGCACCTCGCGCTGGCGCCCTGGGCATTCGGATGGAAGGACCCGGGGTTGGCGTTCGACGTCGCGTTGCACCTGGGGACGCTCGTGACTGTGCTGTGGTACTTCCGGAAGGAGTGGGGGGCGCTGACGCTCTCCGCCTTCTCGATCCTGCGACAGCGCGCCGTCCGCACGCCTGACGAGTGGCGGCTGGTCTATCTCATCATCGGGACGGTGCCGGCGGCGATTGCCGGGCTCCTGCTCGAGGACATTGCCGAGACGACGTTTCGGGCACCGGCGCTGATGGCGACGACGCTGATGATCATGGGGGTGATCCTGTGGACCTCGGATCGTTTGTCGTCGCAGCAGCGGGCGCTGGACGAGATGACGTGGCGTGATGCCCTCCTCATCGGCCTGGCCCAGGCGTGTGCGCTCGTCCCGGGCTTCTCGCGTTCGGGGTCGACCATCACCGGTGCCCGCCTCCTCAAGTTCGATCGCACCAGCGCAGCGGTCTTCTCCTTCTTGCTCAGCATGCCCGTCACCGCGGCCGCGGCGCTGCTCAAGGTGCCCGACGCTTTGCGCGAGGGAGTCTCGGCGCCCCTCGTCGTCGGCGTCGTGTCGGCGGCGGTGAGTTCATGGTTCGCCATCTCGATCCTGCTCAAGTACGTCTCGCGCCACTCCTTCGGCGTCTTCGCCATCTATCGCCTCGCGTTAGGCGTGGCGATCCTGGCGCTGATCGCGCAGCGCGGCTAG
- a CDS encoding biotin--[acetyl-CoA-carboxylase] ligase codes for MLERPIDRGHGVPHRPAFDAWRWHPSEACAALARRLNLPRVAWLAEATSTMDVAEQLAREGAAGGTLVLADAQTAGRGRGGRAWASPPATGLWMTLIERPLVATGLDVLSLRVGLRAASALDRFADAPIALKWPNDLLLPAGKLGGILVEARWREHRPEWVAMGIGINLLKPPVAGSAALGVLPGVPSAATPGAASGDAASGEAASGEGASGDASGNAARYATLRDAVLGELVPAVRAAAAADGPLTDEEMEAFARRDWARGRRVTSPHAGTVAGLSATGAVLIETSGGIVACRSGSLVLEGGSA; via the coding sequence ATGCTCGAGCGACCCATCGATCGAGGCCACGGCGTACCGCATCGTCCGGCGTTCGACGCGTGGCGCTGGCACCCGAGCGAGGCGTGCGCCGCCCTGGCCCGCCGCCTGAACCTCCCGCGCGTGGCGTGGCTCGCCGAGGCGACGTCGACGATGGACGTCGCCGAGCAGCTGGCGAGGGAAGGGGCGGCGGGAGGGACGCTCGTCCTTGCCGACGCGCAGACGGCCGGCCGGGGGCGCGGCGGTCGCGCCTGGGCCTCGCCACCGGCAACGGGGTTGTGGATGACGCTCATCGAGCGCCCGCTGGTTGCCACCGGGCTCGATGTGCTCTCGCTGCGCGTGGGGCTGCGCGCCGCCAGCGCTCTCGATCGCTTCGCCGACGCCCCCATCGCCCTCAAGTGGCCCAACGACCTCCTCCTCCCGGCGGGGAAGTTGGGGGGGATTCTCGTCGAGGCGCGCTGGCGCGAGCACCGCCCCGAGTGGGTCGCCATGGGGATCGGCATCAACCTGCTGAAGCCTCCCGTGGCGGGGAGCGCGGCACTCGGCGTCTTGCCAGGGGTGCCGTCGGCTGCAACACCTGGCGCCGCGTCAGGCGATGCGGCGTCAGGCGAAGCGGCGTCCGGCGAGGGCGCGTCAGGCGACGCCTCGGGAAATGCGGCGCGCTACGCGACGCTGCGCGACGCCGTGCTCGGCGAGTTGGTGCCGGCGGTGCGCGCCGCGGCGGCGGCCGACGGGCCGCTGACGGACGAGGAAATGGAGGCGTTCGCGCGGCGCGACTGGGCGCGCGGCCGCCGGGTAACGTCGCCACATGCGGGAACGGTCGCCGGCCTCTCGGCGACCGGCGCGGTACTCATCGAGACCTCAGGCGGGATTGTCGCCTGCCGATCGGGGTCGCTCGTCCTCGAGGGAGGGAGCGCATGA
- a CDS encoding type III pantothenate kinase produces the protein MILVFDVGNTETTVGLFAGDALRAHWRITTDATRTPDEIALTLQGLLASRSIAAREIVGAAIGSVVPAMTDPLGEACVLLCGVVPVTVDARSKLPIVLDVLEPLTVGADRIINTLAASRLYQSDTIVVDLGTATTYDCITADGVFLGGVIAPGVRTSAETLFRRTSKLPATELVAPSRVIGRRTEECIRSGVVLGAADAVDGLVRRIKGEWPTPRVPIVIATGGLAPMIAPLCQTVDRVEPTLTLVGLRLAYELLRAGAA, from the coding sequence ATGATCCTCGTTTTCGATGTCGGCAACACCGAGACCACCGTCGGCCTCTTTGCCGGCGACGCGCTGCGCGCCCATTGGCGCATCACCACCGACGCCACGCGCACACCGGACGAGATTGCCCTCACGCTGCAGGGCCTCCTCGCGTCGCGCAGCATCGCCGCCCGCGAGATCGTGGGGGCCGCCATTGGCTCCGTCGTCCCCGCGATGACCGATCCCCTGGGCGAGGCGTGTGTCCTCCTTTGCGGAGTGGTCCCCGTTACCGTCGACGCGCGCTCGAAGCTTCCCATCGTGCTCGACGTCCTCGAGCCGCTCACCGTGGGGGCCGACCGGATCATCAACACGCTGGCCGCGTCGCGGCTGTACCAGTCGGATACCATCGTCGTCGATCTCGGCACCGCCACGACGTACGACTGCATCACCGCCGACGGCGTCTTCCTGGGCGGAGTGATTGCACCTGGCGTGCGGACGTCGGCGGAGACGTTGTTCCGCCGCACATCCAAGCTCCCCGCGACCGAGCTGGTCGCGCCGTCGCGCGTGATCGGGCGGCGTACCGAGGAGTGCATTCGGTCGGGCGTGGTGCTCGGAGCGGCCGACGCGGTCGATGGTTTGGTGCGCCGCATCAAGGGCGAATGGCCCACGCCGCGCGTGCCCATCGTGATTGCGACCGGTGGCCTGGCCCCGATGATCGCGCCGCTCTGCCAGACCGTCGATCGCGTGGAGCCGACGCTCACGCTGGTCGGGCTGCGCCTCGCCTACGAGCTCCTTCGAGCCGGCGCCGCCTGA
- a CDS encoding co-chaperone GroES: MSTKSATKVAPLADRVVVKPLEEAETMRGGLYIPDTAKEKPQQGEIVAVGPGRYEDGKRVPLDVQVGNRVLYGKYSGTEVTVDGDSLLILRESDILAIINS; encoded by the coding sequence ATGAGCACGAAGAGCGCGACCAAGGTCGCTCCGCTCGCCGATCGTGTGGTCGTGAAGCCGCTCGAGGAGGCCGAGACGATGCGCGGGGGGCTGTACATCCCCGACACCGCCAAGGAGAAGCCGCAGCAGGGTGAGATCGTGGCCGTTGGCCCCGGCCGCTACGAGGATGGCAAGCGCGTGCCGCTCGACGTCCAGGTGGGCAACCGGGTGCTGTACGGCAAGTACAGCGGGACCGAGGTGACGGTCGATGGCGACTCGCTCCTCATCCTTCGCGAGTCCGACATCCTCGCGATCATCAACAGCTAA
- the groL gene encoding chaperonin GroEL (60 kDa chaperone family; promotes refolding of misfolded polypeptides especially under stressful conditions; forms two stacked rings of heptamers to form a barrel-shaped 14mer; ends can be capped by GroES; misfolded proteins enter the barrel where they are refolded when GroES binds) yields MAAKELYFSVDARAALKRGVDKLADAVKVTLGPKGRNVVIDKKFGAPTVTKDGVTVAKEVELSDPLENMGAQMVKEVATKTSDVAGDGTTTATVLAQAVYREGLKNVTAGSNPMALKRGIEKAVSHIVEELKKISVPTAGKKEIAQVAAISANNDKEIGDLIADAMEKVGKDGVITVEEARGIETTLETVDGMQFDRGYISPYFVTDPDKMESALDDALILIHDKKISSMKDLLPVLEKVAQMGRPLLIIAEDVEGEALATLVVNKLRGTLKVSAVKAPGFGDRRKAMLEDIAKLTGGQVVSEEVGFKLENAVVSDLGRAKRVVIDKDNTTIIDGAGDADAIQGRVKEIRAAIEKSTSDYDREKLQERLAKLHGGVAVISVGAATEAEMKEKKARVEDALHATRAAVEEGIVPGGGVALIRAQRALKGLKLDEHDEQIGVDIIRRAIEEPIRMIVANAGGEGSIVVEKVRGSKDDAFGYNALTDTYENLVTAGVIDPTKVTRSALQNAASIAGLLLTTEALVVEKKEDKPAAPAGGPGGMGGMY; encoded by the coding sequence ATGGCTGCGAAGGAACTCTATTTCAGCGTAGACGCGCGCGCGGCGCTCAAGCGCGGCGTCGACAAGCTCGCTGATGCGGTGAAGGTCACCCTCGGCCCCAAGGGCCGGAATGTCGTCATCGACAAGAAGTTTGGCGCTCCGACCGTCACCAAGGACGGCGTGACCGTCGCCAAGGAAGTCGAGCTCTCCGATCCGCTCGAGAACATGGGCGCCCAGATGGTGAAGGAAGTCGCCACCAAGACGTCCGACGTCGCGGGTGACGGCACCACCACCGCCACCGTGCTCGCCCAGGCCGTGTACCGCGAAGGGCTCAAGAACGTGACCGCCGGCTCCAACCCGATGGCGCTCAAGCGCGGCATCGAGAAGGCCGTCTCGCACATCGTCGAGGAGCTCAAGAAGATCTCGGTCCCGACGGCCGGCAAGAAGGAAATCGCGCAGGTTGCCGCCATCTCGGCCAACAACGACAAGGAGATCGGTGATCTCATCGCCGATGCAATGGAGAAGGTGGGCAAGGACGGCGTGATCACCGTCGAGGAAGCGCGCGGCATCGAGACCACGCTGGAGACGGTCGACGGCATGCAGTTCGACCGCGGCTACATCTCGCCCTACTTCGTCACCGATCCGGACAAGATGGAGTCGGCGCTCGACGACGCCCTGATCCTCATCCACGACAAGAAGATCTCGTCGATGAAGGACCTCCTCCCGGTGCTCGAGAAGGTGGCCCAGATGGGGCGCCCGCTGCTCATCATCGCCGAGGACGTCGAGGGTGAGGCGCTGGCCACGCTCGTGGTCAACAAGCTTCGCGGGACGCTCAAGGTCTCGGCCGTCAAGGCGCCGGGCTTCGGCGATCGACGCAAGGCGATGCTCGAGGACATCGCGAAGCTCACCGGTGGCCAGGTCGTGAGCGAGGAAGTCGGCTTCAAGCTGGAGAACGCCGTCGTCTCCGATCTCGGCCGCGCCAAGCGCGTCGTGATCGACAAGGACAACACGACGATCATCGATGGCGCCGGCGACGCCGACGCGATCCAGGGGCGCGTGAAGGAGATCCGCGCCGCGATCGAGAAGAGCACCTCGGACTACGATCGTGAGAAGCTGCAGGAGCGCCTCGCCAAGCTTCATGGCGGCGTGGCCGTCATCAGCGTTGGCGCCGCGACGGAAGCCGAGATGAAGGAGAAGAAGGCTCGCGTCGAGGACGCGCTGCATGCGACCCGTGCAGCGGTCGAGGAAGGGATCGTCCCCGGCGGCGGTGTGGCGCTCATCCGCGCGCAGCGCGCGCTCAAGGGGCTCAAGCTCGACGAGCACGACGAGCAGATCGGCGTCGACATCATCCGTCGCGCCATCGAGGAGCCGATCCGCATGATCGTCGCCAACGCCGGTGGCGAAGGCTCGATCGTCGTGGAGAAGGTCCGTGGTTCGAAGGATGACGCCTTCGGCTACAACGCCCTCACCGACACGTACGAGAACCTCGTGACGGCGGGCGTGATCGACCCGACCAAGGTGACGCGCTCGGCGCTCCAGAACGCCGCGTCGATCGCCGGCCTCCTCCTCACGACGGAAGCGCTCGTCGTCGAGAAGAAGGAAGACAAGCCCGCCGCGCCCGCTGGTGGCCCTGGCGGAATGGGTGGGATGTACTAA